A segment of the Salvelinus sp. IW2-2015 linkage group LG23, ASM291031v2, whole genome shotgun sequence genome:
TGGTGTCGAGGGAGTCTGTAGTAGTTTTTACTAAGTCACTGTGTCTTCCACTATTGTAGTGGTGATAGGTATGAAGTCTACTAAAGCATAATAAAGGCACCACTGAAATTATTAAAGTAGCTGAGCTACTGGAATACCAGCCCCAAACAATTGATAAAATTGTTTCCCAATGGAGAAACATCCATCTGTTTAGGTGGGACTCAACTGAAAATACAGTCGACTTTGGAGTGAAGTGAATAACTACACAGACTCTTCCGGGTCAAATCCATTTGAAGAACTGTGCAAAGCTGCACTCACTGCCCTCTCCTTGCCACACTCAAATGCGGAGGTTGAACGGCTGTTCAGCCAAATTAGTGTGGTCAAGTCAAAGTTAagaaatagaatgtcactgcacacTCTCAACTCCATACTCCTGGTGCGGTATggactgaagctggctggtgataCCAGTTACCAGCATAAACTACGAAGTGAAGTTCTGCAGCAGTTTGGCACCACAGCAGCATACAGCTTTAAGGCCCCTCCATCCTCTACTGCTGGTTCCAGCTCCGTGACAATGCAGTTGGACAGTGAAGATTAAGAGGATTTCCTTGCCAATCTATGATTCATCATATTTACAGTACGTATGCAAGGAGTGGACTTTCTGGAACTGGCGGAGACACACAGCTGATGGTGGCAGTGTGTACTGCAGTGTGTGCGAGAAAAGTGgcaatatctggaggaaaccattgagcagctagccagccaagcAGCGCAACAACCTGGAGAGAGCTTTGTTGTGAGTTAAGTTGCTTGTTCAATAAGATAGCATATATACCTTGTTATTAGCTTGTACCTATAATTGTTGATCAGTTAGGTAGCATCTTAACTACCAATACACtgcttaaaactataattgttcaGATTGTGTAGGTTTACTAGttgaaaagaaaataaataaaatgtaattgttcaataatgtgtaattgtttaataattcaatgtgttgtgtttaaaataaaaatatctgatcatataaaatgtgttgtgtttatattacttttacaaataaaaatatatgataataaataaataaaaatctaaactaacaaatgtcaaatcatattttttgccgagatggccagtaacgttattgtgtattctacgtaatgaTGCAGTTTTACGTTATTACATAATGACGtcatcacgcaatgacatcacaccgtcatttagcaacttttagcaacaaatcgACCTGACTCTAGCAACTTcccctgaaaattagttggcaacactgatACTATCTTTGTATATTTTCTTTTGAAAATCTGCCACTGAACCACACACTTCTATCTAGTGAGAGAGAGCAAACAACATTTAATCTTTAATTACCTGGTTGTCCCATTGAAAGTCAACATTACTTTCATAGGAGACCTTTATCGATAAAGGCTTGAGAATGTTCACTATTTAAAGCACCACCGAAGGTACATGAATGTGTGATCTCCCCATATGTTAATGTATTTATATGCCCAGCTAGCTACACAGAACAGTGTTAAGGCTACATTGTTGTCATTCAGTAAAggtgtagctagctactgtaacgttGCTGtactagcctactgtagcctgcAGACTACAACCAAGCTAGATAACTACAAAGAAACAATCCATTTCATCAACAGGCTTTTTAGCTAAATATATGTAGCTAGTGTGATTGCATGCCAAACAACTAGAGATGATTAGAAAGTTATAAAAGCAAAAGTGACAAAGTGCTTGTCTGCTGGCAAATTGGATCTACTGTAGAGGCAGCTGAAGTTAGCAAGCTAGttatgttagccagttagctttgtagctagctatcttgaacATAAATGACAGAAAATAATTGCTAATGTAAGTATTCATTTTCAGATGAAGAATTGCCAGATCTGTCTGTAATAACTAACGTTAAATAACCACAGTGATTGTTGTTTGTGCCTTGCTCCGTGAGTTAGCTATAGACAGTCGTTTTAAACCGGAAgaaattagtcatagtgggcagaacaagtaaggaggtgggcagagcacgagctagcaagatcctattggcatttagcaaacatttccatatttccgttagggaacgccaactctgtgaagtgcgcatgtgcaataactcaattcgcctttgcactccttctaaacaacgtaattttaaaaaactttggcaaagggtaaagtctactaaacttagtccactctgttcgtaacagattctagttttggaaactgaaaactgtattgagatcaaatgttttatctatgagaaaatgtgcagaatgtcagccaaaatGTATCTTGTTTCATCTCCTCCCACTGCTGGCCattgggcttcctctcactaccatatttggtagtgagtggaaattcccagcggatgcttcacatttatacatcagGTGAAATATCTATCTCATTGTTCTAAGTGTCCtttctacagtagcctatggagAGTGGAACAGCACGACAAAACCGACACAAAACCAACCAGTGGACAGAAATATATTTCACCCCTAGTGATGAGACWTACCATAGAGAATGAACAGCACTGACAAAATCTATTTCACTCACCTCAGGCAACAATCACATGGTTGTCATCACATTATTCAAATGATCTTTCTGAAAGTGAGATAACCGAATTGGCCAGACAATGACGATGTCGGTGTGGAAGGACTAATGGAATATAAATGGGAGTAATGTCAGAGTATTGTGTAGGTATTGCCTTCATGCTTTGGACTTGGAAGGCTGTTGAAATAGACATTGGTACAGGGAGTTTAAAATATGTGATATGTAATTCATTACAAAGTTGATCTGTCTTATACAGATAATAGCCTACATTATTTTGTTGGTAATTCAGAAATAGATGTGACTTGCAGTGTTTCggttaaacctcttaaggatcggaccgtctaatgacatacccaaatctaactgcctgtagctcaggacctgaagcaaggttatgtatattattgataccatttgaaaggaaacactttgaagtttgggaaattttaaattaatgtaggataatataacacattagatctggtaaaagataatacaaaacaaagaaacatgtattttctattttattttttgtttcattgtCTTTGAAATGTAGTAGAAAGGCCAGACAGTGATGTAGGattctaggtgtaatttagatgttgtccacaagatggcagcagtatgtgtgcaaagtttcagattgatccagttaagaattacatcactacacaatattttgtatcaagtctgtcaggagtttgcccaaatgtcctgaattggtcaatttatacattttcaagtacataactatagcgaacatacaaaaatgcatggtattttttttgctgtaatagctactgtaaattgaacactgcagttatattaacaagaatttaagctttctgcccatataagacgtCTATGTCCAGGAAAGTTKTCTGTtgtttacaacgtcattctagtcacattatcgcatattgaagttagatttacaagaatttaagctttctgcccatattagACGTCTATGTCCCGGAAGTTGTCTGTTGTTTACAACGTCCTTCTAGTCACAATATCGCATATTGAGCAAAaactgtcccggtttagggacaccgatcccgtagaggataAATAAAATAGGTTTAGCACTGTATACCATGTTTTCAAATATTTATGGCTTCCTTGCTTAGGTCACAGTTTGACATTTTTTWAAATGTATTCATATAAGTCCATTGATCTTGAGAATTGAGTGCATTATACCTGCATGATTAATTGCTAATGCTAAAATCTAACAAGAAATGTTCAATCTAAATATAATCTCAAATCTATATGAGCTTCTTTACACATTTCAAATGCACACAATAATTGTTTTCTCAGTGCCACAattcaaataaaactgtaaaaaataatacaaactaTTCATTCAACTCAATGACATCAATAAAAATAATCAGATTACAAGAGCACAATCAGTTTGTAAAGAGGAAAGTCACTTTGAGACATGACTCAGCATCTAAAAACTGACATGAAATTTACTCTTATCTTTTTTAGAATGACTCTTTTTAAAGAATAAATGGTTGGATTTGGTCTCTGTGGGTTGAGAAATGCTTCTGGAAAGACCTTTCTTCAGACCCTCTGAGTCCAGGAAGCCAAGCAGGCTTTGCAATTCTGTCCCGGCTGGGCCACGTTGTATCCTGACTGAGTTGGGGAGTGTGATGGATGGTTTGGACTGTGTAGCAGATAGGCCCAGGATTGTCCAGGGTTTCTGTGGACTGGGAGGGGGGCATTTCCTCATCAAAGGTCCCTGCAGTTTTCCAACCTCCCTCACCAGCCTCGCCTCGGCCTCACCCTTTTCTGTCCACCACATGACGAACTCCCTGGGCTCAGCAATGTTCATTGCTGACTTTAAGATGGCCTGTCTCTCCCAGCCTTCTGCCAACACTTCCTCTATCTCGGTTAGTTTAGTCTCAAAGTCCATGTCCATATCCTCTATCTCCCTCATGGCTTGCTCCTCTCTCAGTCTCAGCTGCTCTCTGAGCTCCTCAAACTGGGAGCTTATCTCGGCTTTGAGTCTGACGTTTCTCTCCCGCGTGTTCGCCGTGATGCCTCGCTCGCTCTCCAGGAACCTGACCACCATGTTGATATCCTCTTGAAGGTAGATTAAGTCAGAGACTAGTTTCTCCATAACGTCATCTTGCGCCTCTTTCACAGGTTTGAACTTGTGTCCTGCGTGGGCTCTCCCGTCTCTGCAGACAACACAGATGAACCGTTTGTCTGTATCACAGAACAATTGCAAGATTTCATTGTGTTTAGAACACATGTCTTGTCCTGCTGTGGTTCTCTGTCTCCATTCACTGTGATCGGAAGACTGTTCCACCCCTTCAGGTTTAGATTTAAGtctaggtttaggtttaggcttGTTGATTTCAAAGGTTGAGTCTCTGAATAGGCAAGATCCGCACAACGGACATTGCTGAAGGGTCTTCAGGCTTTGTTGGATGCAGCTCTTACAGAAGGTGTGGTGGCAGTTGAGAGACACAGGCTCAGTGAAGACCTCTGTGCAGATCGAACAGCGGAGGTGGTctgtgaggggagaggaggctgTGGCCATACTGGAATGACTGCAGATGTGTCAGAAGTGAGAGAAAAGGAAGGTGCCTACCTGAGCTTTCTGTATATCCTCCCACAATGAGAAAGAAAGTGTAGGAGTGtcttagcctgggtaccagtctgttcaTGCCATCATGCCACTCATTGACACTACTCTTTGCATGacaagggaaagggaaaggaagggaaagggggatacctagtcagttgtacaaccgaATGCAATCAAGGACTTGGAATGAAGCatacacagatctgggaccaggctaggagtcTCTGGTTTGAAAGCATGAAGAGAAGTCGACTTTGCTCTCAAAATATCATTCAGTAATTGTTATATAGCACTATGGGAATCATTATATGACCTGGGGTGTGGTACTTTACAGGTATCATGCTGTAACTGCCAGAAATAGGCTGTCAATCAGAGCCTATAATCACTGCAGAAACTCCATATAATGTTTAATAAAATGAATGTCGTAACATTATAAAAATAAGTTTCCCCACCCTTGAAGAGAATGCAAGAATGCACAGATCCATAAAGAGATATAATGTATCTATATCAATGTCTTTATCAGTGCTGAACTCAAAAGCGATATAGACTGTATGTGTCAAAAGGATGGAGAAATTGTGTGCGAATTGACaaatcatgaggcaaatggttCTAAAAAACAGCACTTTGCCCCTCTTTTTTGGaatcaatatattttattaaaccaAATCAAAAGTGGTTGAAAAGGGCTGTGGCAAATGTCAGGCCAACTCTTATTTTATTTCAGACAGTTACGTATATTGGTTCATCTTGTAGACAGTAAGTTATATTTATTCGCACTACACAATAGTATCTtgtatgctaacgttagctttttGGTTCCTGCCGGATGCAACCCCAGTGAA
Coding sequences within it:
- the LOC111950874 gene encoding nuclear factor 7, brain-like, which translates into the protein MATASSPLTDHLRCSICTEVFTEPVSLNCHHTFCKSCIQQSLKTLQQCPLCGSCLFRDSTFEINKPKPKPRLKSKPEGVEQSSDHSEWRQRTTAGQDMCSKHNEILQLFCDTDKRFICVVCRDGRAHAGHKFKPVKEAQDDVMEKLVSDLIYLQEDINMVVRFLESERGITANTRERNVRLKAEISSQFEELREQLRLREEQAMREIEDMDMDFETKLTEIEEVLAEGWERQAILKSAMNIAEPREFVMWWTEKGEAEARLVREVGKLQGPLMRKCPPPSPQKPWTILGLSATQSKPSITLPNSVRIQRGPAGTELQSLLGFLDSEGLKKGLSRSISQPTETKSNHLFFKKSHSKKDKSKFHVSF